CTATCCACATCCCAGGAGCAATACCTACTTCATTATCCAGTATTTCAGCTCCCTCAAGGAAAAAAGCCTGTCTTACATTGATTTCAGGCATTTCAATTCCTTTTTTCTTAAATCTTTCTTTTATCTTATGAAGGATTTCTTCTGAAAATATTAATTTTTTAGCAAGAGCTTTTGAGAAAGCACTTTTTGTAATGTCATCTTCAGTTGGTCCAAGTCCTCCTGTGGTTATTAATATCGGAACTCTCGATGTCGCTATTTTTATTGAATTTATAATATCGTCTTCATTATCTCCAACCGTGGTTTTAAATCCGACGATAATTCCATTTTCTTCGAGCTTCCTTGTTAAATACATTGAATTAGTTTCTGTAAAATAAAACGAAAGAAGTTCTGATCCGATTGTAATTATTTCAGCTCTCATTTGAAAATTGTAATTAATATTCGAAGGAAAATGTTTGCCCAGATTCCAGCAAATACATCATCAAGGACTATGCCCCATCCGCCATTTAGCCTTTGGAGATATCTTGCTGGAAAAGGTTTTGCGATATCAAAGAATCTGAAAAGTATAAAGCCAAGCAGTACATTCTTCTGAGTTGCAGGTATCATAAAAAGAGATACAATCTGACCTATTACTTCATCAATGACAATCGGCTTTGCGTCCTTTTTGAGAAAATATTTTTCAGATGCGGTGGAAGTAGGAATTCCTGTCACGGTAAGAAAAAGAATTAATATCAGAATTAGAATATTAGGTTGATTTCTTAAAAAGAAATAATATAAAGCTGCAGAAATAAAACTTGCTGTTGTTCCTGGGATGAGAGGAAAGTAACCAACTCCAAAAAATGTGGAAACCAATCTGCTTAGATTATTCACCTATGATTTTCCCGAAAAGGTCATGGTATCCAATTTTCTCGACTTTTGCTGTTAAGAAGTCTTTTTTTATAAACCTGTTTTTCCTTGCATAAAAATAACCATCTACTTCAGGAGCCTGAACTTTGGTTCTTCCTATAAAATAATTGGGGTTTTCATCGGAGGTGCCCTCGATTAGAATTTTCATTTCTTTTCCGAGCAGCGTTGCGTTTTTCTCAAGGGATATTTCTTTCTGGAGTCTAAGAAGAATGTTTTTTCTCCTCATTTTTTCTTCTTTTGGGATTGGGTCTCCTAAATGTTCAGCTTTTGTTCCGTTTTCTTTTGAATAAGTGAAAACCCCAAGCCGATCAAATCTTGCTTCTTTGATGAAATCAATCAAATTCGAAAATTCATTTTCTCCTTCCCCAGGAAATCCCACAATGATTGATGTTCTGATAACAATGTCTGGCACTTCTTTCCTAACTTTTTCTAAAAATTTTAAAATCTTTTTCCCATCCATCCCCCTTCCCATTTTCTTTAAAATTTTTTCTTCAGAGTGCTGCACAGGTATGTCAAGATATGGACAGATTTTCTCTTCCTTCAACGTATCTAAAAGAGAATCATAAACTTCATCTGGATATCCATAGAGTATTCTAATCCATTCGATTCCTTTTACGTTCGATAATTTTTTAAGAAGTTTTAAAAGACCATGTTTCAACGCCAAATCTCTTCCGTAGGAAGTTGTATCCTGAGAAATTAGATTTATCTCTTTTATTCCTCTGTTTGCTAAAATTTCCGCTTCCCTTACAATAGAATCAATTGTTCTTGACCGAAAATCACCTTTTATCGAGGGAATCGAGCAGAATGAACAGGAATGGGAACATCCCTCTGCTATTTTAATGTATGTCCAGTTTTTTGGAGTGGAAAGTAATCGCGGAGATTTTTCTGAGTAGATGTAAGGAGTTGAAGAGAAGGGTTTTTGTTTTTTTTCCAGTATATCAACAATTCTTTCCACATCATTTACTCCGAGAAAAACGTCCACATCAGGGAATTCATATTTTAAAGAGTTTTTGTATCTTTCAGACATACACCCCGTAATAACTATTCTTTTATTTTCTTTTTTAAGAGGCAGAACCTCTAAGATGGCCTCCCTTGATTCCTTTCTCGCCTCATCGATAAACCCGCAGGTATTTATTATTATTGTGTCGGCTTCGTTTATCTTATTTGTTATTTCATAACCTTTTTTTTTGAGCGTTCCGAGCATCACCTCAGAATCCACAGTATTTTTTGCACATCCTAAAGATATGATTCCTACTTTATTCATGGATATATTCTGTAGAGAAGCCTTGGATAGGGAATTGTTTCTCTTATATGCTCAATTTTGCATATCCAGGCAACTGTTCTTTCAAGTCCAAGGCCAAACCCTGCATGGGGAACTGAGCCAAACCTTCTTAAATCTATATACCATTCATAATTTTCTCTTGGAAGGTTGAATTCTTCCATTCTCTTTAAAAGGACATTTTTGTCATGAATTCTTTGGCTACCTCCGATAATTTCGCCGTAGCCTTCGGGTGCTAACATATCCATGCAGAGGGCTAAATCAGGCCTTTCTGAGTCTGGCTCCATGTAAAATGCCTTAATCTTTGCTGGATAATGAGTGATTACAACTGGCTTTTCGAATGATTCTGAGATTATGGTCTCTTCGTCTCCACCCAGGTCATCACCCCATTTTATTCCAGAACCTTTTTTGTGGAGGATTTCTACAGCATCATCGTATCGGATTTTTGGAAAGGGTTTTTTTATAATTTCAAGTTTTTTTGTGTCTCTGTTGAGAGTTTCAAGCTCTTTTTTGTTTTTCTCTAAGACCTTTTCAACTATGTATACGATTAAGTCTTCTCCAAGGTTAATGATATATTCAAGATCAGCATAGGCAATTTCAGGCTCTGCCATCCAGAATTCCATAAGATGTCTTCGAGTTTTACTTCTTTCAGCTCTAAAAGTAGGCCCAAAGCAATAAACCTTGCCAAAAGCCATGGCATTTGCTTCATTGTAAAGCTGACCACTCTGGGTTAGAAAAGCTTTCTCATCGAAATAATTGGTTTCGAATAAAGTTGTGGTTCCTTCACAGGCTGCTGGAGTTAAGATTGGAGTGTCAAGAAGAATGAATCCATTTCCATCAAAAAAATCTTTGATGGCTTTTATTATCGTAGCCCTTATCCTCAACACGGCATGTTGTCTTGATGAACGTAACCAGAGATGTCTATGATTCATAAGAAAAGCAATACCATGTTCTTTTGGTGTTATTGGATATTCATCTGCTATCTGGATAATTTTTATGTCAGAAACTTCTAACTCATATCCTCCAGGAGCTCTTTTATCTTCTCTGGGTTTTCCTGTGACTATTAATGATGATTCCTGAGTTAAACTATCAAAAGTTTCAAATATGGGGTCATCTTTATTTTCTCTTGATACAACACATTGAATTAATCCAGTGCCATCCCTGACTAAAAGGAATCTTATTTTCCCGCTTGACCTTTTATTATAGACCCATCCCTTTATTGTTATTTCTTCAGCTAAATGTTCTCCAATATTTTCAATGTATACCCATTTTGCCATAAAGAAATTATAAATTAACTTTACTGATTAATTCAATTAAAAAAGAGTCAGTTACTAATTGATTAAGTTTATTTACGGATTAAGGTATCGCTTATTGCCTCTCTTCTTTTCTCAATATTTGCCATTATCACAGCACATGTGGCATCTCCAAGAACATTGGGCACGGTTCGGAGCATATCAAGAAATCTGTCCACTCCCAGGACCAATGCTATGCCTTCCAGAGGAACATTCACAGCTCTTAATACCATGGTCAGCATTATCATACCAACTCCAGGAACTCCAGCAGTTCCTATGGCAGCGGCTGTAGCTGTTAGAACTATGGTAAGCTGGTCCGGGAGGGTAAGTGGTATTCCGTAGACCTGGGCAATGAAGACTGCGGAAACACCCTGATAAAGGGCTGTTCCATTCATATTAATTGTAGCACCCAGGGGGAGGACAAAGCTATATATAAATCGAGGAACTCCTAACCTTTCACAATTTTCCATGGTTACAGGAAGGGTGGCACTGGAAGAACAGGTAGAGAAAGCCATAAGCATTGCATCCTTCATCCCTTTAAAAAACCTCCATGGATTCTCCTTCCCAAGTACCCATAAATTAAAGGGGAATACAATGAAGGTATGAATGAGAAGACCAGTGGCTACCACTGCGCAATATTTTAAAAGTGTCATTATTATTCCAGTTCCAAACCGACCGATAACCGCGCCTATAAGAGCTAAAACTCCATAAGGAGCAAGCTTCATTATCATATGAACAATCTTGATGATAGAATCAGAAAGCCCATCGAAGAAATCGATGAGAGGCTGGGATTTCCTCTGTTCCATGGCGCTTACAGCTATACCAAAAATGAGCGCAAGAAATATTATCTGAAGCATATTTCCTTCCATGGAAGCTTTTATGGGATTGGTAGGCACAATGTTTAAAATAAAATCTACAGGGGAAAGCTTTTTAATCTCTCCCAGATTTATCTGTTGTTCACCTGAATAATTCTTAAGAAGTTTTTCTTGCGCACTTTTTTCAAGACCATATCCTGGCTTCAGGGTGTTAACGAGGAGAAGTCCAATGCAAATGGCGACTGCAGTGGTTAAAAGATAATAAATCAGAGTTTTTACTCCTATCCTTCCCAGCTTTTTAACATCTCCAAGGCTTGCTGTTCCAACGAATATGGAGGCAAAGACAAGGGGGATAACGACCATGGTTATCAATCGAATAAAGAGTTTTCCTACAGGCTCAATAGCTATTGCTGCTCTACCCCACACAATCCCGAGGATTAATCCCAGTATAAGACCTATGAAAATCTTTTGATACAGCTCGAGTTTTTTCATATTTTACTCCTTAAAAACCCTGGCTTCTTAATCATGCTTCTTTTTCCATGAGAAATTTACACTATATTTTTATTCATTGCCAATCAGAATAATACTATATAAGATACAAAAGAGTCTAAAAAAGCAAGAAGATTGGAGAAGATAGTCAAAAATATTGAGCTCTGGATATAGCATGTTGTCTCGCCTAAGAATCTAGTATTAGATGATTCAAAACGTAATCTTTAAAAATAGATTGATTGTTGATAGAATTTAATTTAATACAAATTATAAGGTGAATTTTATGAGAGTGCTGGTTGTAGGAAGCGGAGGAAGGGAACATGCTCTTGCATGGAAAATTTCTCAGAGTCCTCTTGTGGATAAAGTTTTCTGCGCGCCTGGAAATGGAGGGACTTCTGGGGTGGCTGAGAATGTTGACATTGAGTCATCTAAGATTTTCGATTTAATAGAATTTGCTAAGAAAGAAAAAATTGACCTCACGGTAGTGGGACCTGAGCTTCCTCTTACGCAAGGAATAACAGATGAATTTCAGAAAAATGGGCTTAAAATATTTGGTCCCACACGTTCAGCTTCCCGGCTCGAGGGAAGCAAAATTTTTGCCAAAGAATTTATGAAAAAATATAACATTCCTACGGCTGACTTTGAAATTGTGTATTCTGAAGATGAGGCTGTAAAAATTATTTCTTCAGAAAGATTTAAATTCCCGTTACTTATAAAAGCTGATGGTCTGGCTGCAGGAAAAGGCTCAGTAATATGTAATGATTTTAACGGAGCTCGAAATACAATTGAGTTAATGATGAAAAATAAAATATTTGGCGAGGCTGGAGAAAAAGTTGTAATAGAAGAATTTCTATCTGGTCAGGAGGTTTCATTTATAGTGGTATCAGATGGGGAGAAAGTTATTCCCCTTGTGACTTCCCAGGATCATAAGAAAATCTTTGATGGTGATAGAGGCCCTAACACAGGAGGAATGGGAGCCATTTCTCCTTCTCCATACATAACTAAAGAAATTTATTGGGAAATAATGAGTAAAACAATAATACCAACCATCCAGTACATGAAAAAAGAGGGAAATGAATTCAGAGGTGTTTTATACGCAGGTATGATATTAACTTCCGATGGACCCAAAGTTCTTGAGTTCAATTGCAGATTTGGAGATCCTGAAAACCAGGCCATTTTAATCAGAATGGAAAGTGATTTAATGGAACTTCTGATTGGTGCGGTTGAAGGAGATATATCAAAATCGCAAGTTAAATGGAGTAAGTTTCCATCAGGTTGCGTTGTGGTTGCCTCTAAAGGATATCCGGATAAATATGAAACAGGCAAAATCATTAAAGGACTGGATAAAGCTTCATCGATTAAGGGAATTGAGGTGTTTCATGCTGGAACGAAAAAGAAAAATTCTGAGTTTCTCACATCAGGAGGAAGAGTATTAGGAGTTTCAGGATGCGATGAAAGTATGTCTTCTACCATGGAAAAAATATACAGAGCGATATCAGTTATCTATTTTGAAGGGATGTACTATAGAAAGGATATTGGAAAAGGTGTTGAACGGGAGGCTCGCCGCAATCCCGCCCCTTCAGGGGCAGGTCAAGGCGAGCAATATTAATGATAAAATACCTTGCCGTCGAAGAATCCCCGCCATTTCCTGTCCTGAACTTGATTCAGGAATGGCGGGGTTCTTTAAAAGATTGAGGAGGATACATGAGTAAAATTTTATTTCTTATCGGTTCTGATTCTGATTTTCCTCAGATTAAGGATGCGTTAGAAATTTTAGATGATTTTGGCGTTGATTATGAAATTGAGGTTACTTCAGCTCATCGGACTCCTCAGAGAACTCTTAATATCGTAAAGAAGGCAGAAGAGGAGGGCGTGCAAATTATAATTGCTGGCGCTGGTGGTTCAGCTCATTTAGCAGGTGTTGTTGCTTCTCATACTTTAATTCCTGTTATAGGAGTTCCGATGGAAAGCTCCATTTCAGGACTTGATTCATTACTTTCGACAGTTCAGATGCCGAAAGGGGTTCCTGTTGCTACGATGGGAATAGGAAAATCAGGCGCTTCAAACGCTGCCCTATTTGCAGTTGAAGTTCTTTCTCTCCAGGATGAAAACCTGAAACAAAAACTTCAAAAATACAGGGAGAATTTAGAAATTGAGGTTGAGAAAAAATCTGAAAATTTAAAGAAGTTGGTGAAAGGGAATAAATGAATAAATGAGATTTTCAGTATATAATTTTGGGTGTCGAGCTAACACATCTGAAGCATTTCAATGGGTAGAATCTTTGACGGAGAATGGATATAAGTTTGAAAAGAATTTCGAAGATTCTGACATCGTGATAATCAATTCATGCACATTAACTTCAAGAGCTGACAGAGATGTAAAAAATTTAATAAAGAAAATTAATCAAAAGGATAAAAAAGCCAGGGTGGTTTTGACAGGATGTTATCTCCAGAGAAAACCAGAGGAGTTGGAAAGACTTGGTGAAATATTTTTAAAAGTTTTAAATGAAGAAAAAGATTCAATCCCTCAAAAAATAATTGATACATTCGGAAAAAAACAAAATGGTTCAAAAGTAGTTTCTTATCGGTCAAGGGCGCTTGTTAAGATTCAGGATGGGTGTAACTTAAAATGTTCTTTTTGTATAATTCCATTGGTAAGAGGGAAAAGTAGAAGCATTCCATCTGAGGAGATCATAGAAAAAATAAAAAAATATTCTGATGAGGGATACAAAGAGATAGTGCTCACCGGAATTCACATAAATTCCTGGGGAATAGATTTCTCACCAAAAAGAAAACTTTCAGATTTGATTAGAGAAATAAATAAAATAAATTCAGTCAATTATATGAGGCTGACCTCGCTGGATCCCAGATTTTTAAATGAAGAAATGATTGAAACTTTAATTTCCTCTGAGAAAATAGCTCCCCATTTCCATCTTTCTATTCAGAGTGGCAGCGAAAAAATTTTAAAGTTGATGCGAAGGGATTCCATTGCAAAAAGATATGAAGATATTATTTATAAGTTAAAAGAAAGCCTCCCTGAAAGCTGCGTGGGTGCTGACATCATTGTCGGATTTCCAGGAGAAATAGATGAAGATTTTAGACGCACATACGAGTTTGTTAAAAATGTTCCTTTAGATTACCTTCATGTTTTTCCTTTTTCTCCGAGACCTGGCACAGAGGCTTCTAAAATGAATAATAAAGTTGATGAGAAAGTAAAAACCAGAAGAGCTTCTCTATTGAGAAAATTATCCAGGGAGAAAAAAGAAAAATTTATTAGAAATTTCATGGGCAAAGAGCTTGAGGGGGTTGTAATCAGAAATAATTTCGATAGCGGAGAAGTTCTTACTTCTAATTACATAAAGGCAAAAGTTATAAACTTAAAAAATAGAGAGAAAGAGCTAACAAAGATCAGGATTGGAAAGGTTCAGGATGGAATTGTTTGGGCAGAATCAATTTGAACGGAAGGCTCGCTGAAATCCCGTCCCTTCAGGGGCGGGGTTCTTCAATAGAATTTTTCCTTCCACTCCATTGGGTCAAGGGGAATGTTAATTTTCCTCTTTTTCATTTTATACTTGAAGTATGGCTTTGCGAGGATTTTCAACACATTCATTTTGAAGTTATAGATATAGTATCTAAGATCCCTTTCAACAAGATATTTTGCATCAGCGGGTAAGACAACGAGACTTACTTCAATATTCGGAACAATCCCTGTAGGGATATTTTTTTTAATGCATGATTTATAGAGATATCTAAATACAACATACATATCCTCATAGGATGGAGAAGGAAAATCTTCCATGTCAGCTCCAATTACAGGTCTAAAAATGCATACAGTGGGAAATGCTCCAGTATCAGTTATGTAGTCTATTGCCTTTAGAGTATCTTCTATCGGTTCAACCCCTGCGATTATTTCACCCGATGCTTTCCCTTTTCCCATTTTTTTTGAAGTGTGTTCGAGGGCATCAAAAAAGGTCTTCTGTCTGACAAGTTTGAATTTTCCTGGAAGGAATTTTTCGAAGTACTCAGGATTGTGAAATTCATAGCAATATGAGAAATGATCAGCTCCTAAATCTATGAGCCAGTCGATTTTCCATAGTTCTCTTGGTGGAATCAACTGGACACCGACTAACACTCCAACCTCTTCTTTAAGGGCTTTCACATAAGGAGCCATTACCTCAGCATCTCTTCCACTGTTATAACCCGAGTTTAAATGAACAAATGTAATCTTTGATTCTTCTTTTGCTCGAGTGGCAGTCTCCACTACATCTTCGATCTTTTTTTCAGCTACCTCATTAACTCCAACGTTCAACCCTGTTGTGCAGAATTTACAATTCATCGGAGGATCATAATACCAGAAGCCGCAGGAGTTTGAAACATAAATTCCAAGGTATGTTCCCTGCATAACTCCTATCATAGACATTAAAGTTTCAGAAGATGTTTTTTCATTGTACCACCTGGGTTCCTCTGGAATTTTAATCAAATATTTGAGATTATTCCTTTCATCTATCACAAAATAATCATCCTCTATTTTCTTGAGTAAATAAGGTGAATTTTGAGCGAAGTCTTCTTCTACAGGTATGTTCGTCCATATATCTTTGAGCTTTCCAGGAATAATAACTTCCAATCCGCTTCCAAGCCCAGCCCTTGTCCTTGCGAATAGCCTTGCATCCTTGTCCAGAGTGCAACTTTCATCAATCCTGATTCCTTTGCAGAATAAATCTAACTGAAGCTCTCCTGGATTAAGTTTTACCATTTCTTTTTCATTAAGGTTTTTATTATAGCATAAAAATTCAGAACACGTCAGAATTTTTATTTAATTTTATAAAGAGGTCAACCATCTTCTGAGCGAAGGGGATGGTTGACCTCTTTTTAGAGTTAAGGATTCAGCATAATTTTTATTCTGGTATGTCAAATGGAAACGACCTTCGGAATTTTTCTGGTCTATAAGAAGGGGAGAAACCTGACACGAGAAATTTTAGCCAAGATTTAATTTGATTTTCATCGGAGAATTCAGGTTTTACTTCCATACCGCCGTAGCTGAATCTATCGCGACTATGGGGAATAAGGCTTTTCTTGTAGAAGAAACCAACCACTTTATCTTTATGGAAAAAGAATTTAATTATTCCTCTGTTTGGTTTACCTTTCACTTGATTATCTATAGAGATTTCAAATCCTGTTGCTTTTGGATGGATTTTATATTTTTCCTCCGAATTTCTTAAAATTTTTAACAATGTTTTAAAAATTTCGCCTTTATCAGAATATTCCGTGATTTTTTCCTTTGCTTCTTCTTCATTAAAAATCATATTTTCCTTCAAGCGATTGAAAATAGAAAAAGATGTTATCAAATTCTTTTTGTCAGATCAAAAATCTTGCTTTTTAATTCAGTTTCAATCAAATGAGATATTTTTTATTTTCGTCTATTATTGTTCTACAAGTTCAACACGTCGATTCTTTGCACGACCTTCCTCCGTAACTTTTAAAAAATATCATAACTTTTCAGTCATAATCAATTAACATCCACCCTAATCTTTTTTTTTCTTAAAAATACAAAAGAAAAAGTAGGTTATATTAAAATACATTAATAAGATTATATCTTTGCCATAATATTACTGAGGGCAAATCCTTTATTTGCTTGACAATGAGAGGATTTTATTTGAAAATTAAAGATGTTTCAGAAGAATGGAAAGAATAAAGAAAACACTAAAGATCCAGATCGAAAAACTGGAGAAAGAATTAAGGGTAGACATTCCAAAAGAGCTTGAAAAAGCAGCTTCCTTAGGTGATTTGAGTGAAAATGCGGAATATCAATATTTAAAAGAGAGGCAGTTTTACTTAAGCGCGAGGATTGCTCAGCTTAAGCAGAGATTGTCAGATATTTCACTAATAAATATCGATGATATCCCGAGAGATAAAGTTGGTTACGGTTCTAAGGTATATCTTATTGAATTGGATACAAACAAAGAAGTTGTTTATAAACTCGTTTTTCCAGAGGAATCTGATGTTGGAAAGGGATTGATTTCTACCGCTTCGCCAGTTGGGAGAGCTTTAATGGGGAAAGAAATGGGGGAGGAAGTAGTGGTAACTGTTCCAAACGGAAAGAGAAGTTTTTTAATAAAGAGAATACAGACTATCCATGACTTATTGGAAGAAGAAAGAGAAGAAGTATGAACAATTTGAAGGAGAGAGTAGAGTATGGGAAAGAAGAATAAGGATATAAAAGAAGCGAAAAAAGAGGAAAAAAAGAGAGAGGTTTCAGTATCCAGAGAATATTTTGAATTAATCGTTGAAACTGCTCTGTTTGTTTTCTTTGTTATGACTTATGTTGTTCAGGCCTTTGAGATTCCAACGGGTTCGATGGAAGATACATTGCTGATAGGAGACCATCTTTTAGTAAATAAATTTGCATATTCTCCAGCTACAAATTCTTTTGAAAGAAAGTTTCTTCCATATAAACAAATAAAAAGAGGGGATATAGTAACATTTAAATATCCTGAAGACCCAACAAAGGATTTCGTGAAGAGAGTCATTGCTCTTGGTGGAGAAAAAATTCAAATTGTAAACAAGAGAGTATTCATTAATGGGAAACCACTCGATGAGCCGTATAAATTTCACAAAGATAATAGAATTTATTTCAAAAGTCAGTTCCTTCCTGAAGAAATTATAGTGAGAGATAATTTTGGACCCGTGGAAGTTCCCCAAGATTGTTTTTTTGTTATGGGAGATAACAGGGACAATAGTTCTGATAGTAGAGTTTGGGGTTTTCTTCATAGAGATTATATCAAAGGTAAACCCTGGATAATTTACTGGTCTTATAAAGCAAAGAGGGGCGAGCATTTGAAAACGGGGCTTGAAAAAATAAAGAGCATTTTTGAAACAATCATAACCTTTATCCCGAAAACTCGATGGGAAAGGTTTTTTAAAATAATAAAATAGTAATAAACGTTTTTTATAAAGATATGTTTTGGTTGAATCATTTTTCTTTAGATAATCTAAATATAGGAGATTATCCTCACTCACAGATTTTTAGATGCTCGTCGATATATCGCTCAAAAGATGGTTGACTTCTCAATTTAAATGAATGTTTGTTGGCCACCCTTCCTTCTCAAATTTTTAATATAAATATGAAAAAATAAGGAGATGAAATGCGCAAAATAATTGGAATAATAGTTATATTGCTGTTCTTGATACCAGATAAAGTCTTTTGTTTTAAAAAGGGAGTTGTTGCTTCAGATTCAGAGATTGCTTCACGGGTAGGAATTGAAATCCTGAAAAAAGGTGGAAATGCTGTGGATGCTGCAGTTGCTGTTGGGTTTGCTTTAGCTGTTACGTTTCCCCCTGCTGGAAACATTGGAGGAGGAGGGTTTATGCTTATCAGAATGGCTGATGGGAAAGTATTTTTGATAGATTACAGAGAAAAAGCTCCTAAGAAAGCTCATAGGGATATGTATCTCGATGAAAAAGGAGAGGTTATCGAAAATTTAAGCACAGAAGGATTTCTTGCTATCGGAGTACCTGGGACAGTGGCAGGCTTAACAATGGCATTAGAAAAATGTGGAACCTTAAAATTAGAAGATGTGATAAAGCCGTCAATTGAATTAGCAGAAAAGGGGTTTAAAGTTAATAAATATCTGGAAGAGTCATTGAAAAGGTCAAAGCATCTTTCTAAGAATGCAGAGAGTAAAAAAATCTTTCTTAATAACGGAAATTTTTACAAAGAAGGAGACCTTTTAATACAAAAAGATTTGGCGAAAACATTAAAAGCAATATCTAAAAAGGGCAAAACTGGATTTTACAGCGGAAAAGTTGCATCTAAGATTGAAGCTGACATGAGAAAGAACGGAGGTTTTATAACGAAAGATGATCTTTTGAGCTATGAAGCTAAGCTGAGGAACCCAATAAGATTTAAGTTTAGAAATTATGAGATAATAACACCTTCGCCACCCTCATCTGGGGCAATTCTTGTTGAAATATTGAACATTCTTGAG
Above is a genomic segment from Acidobacteriota bacterium containing:
- the mtaB gene encoding tRNA (N(6)-L-threonylcarbamoyladenosine(37)-C(2))-methylthiotransferase MtaB → MRFSVYNFGCRANTSEAFQWVESLTENGYKFEKNFEDSDIVIINSCTLTSRADRDVKNLIKKINQKDKKARVVLTGCYLQRKPEELERLGEIFLKVLNEEKDSIPQKIIDTFGKKQNGSKVVSYRSRALVKIQDGCNLKCSFCIIPLVRGKSRSIPSEEIIEKIKKYSDEGYKEIVLTGIHINSWGIDFSPKRKLSDLIREINKINSVNYMRLTSLDPRFLNEEMIETLISSEKIAPHFHLSIQSGSEKILKLMRRDSIAKRYEDIIYKLKESLPESCVGADIIVGFPGEIDEDFRRTYEFVKNVPLDYLHVFPFSPRPGTEASKMNNKVDEKVKTRRASLLRKLSREKKEKFIRNFMGKELEGVVIRNNFDSGEVLTSNYIKAKVINLKNREKELTKIRIGKVQDGIVWAESI
- the purE gene encoding 5-(carboxyamino)imidazole ribonucleotide mutase encodes the protein MSKILFLIGSDSDFPQIKDALEILDDFGVDYEIEVTSAHRTPQRTLNIVKKAEEEGVQIIIAGAGGSAHLAGVVASHTLIPVIGVPMESSISGLDSLLSTVQMPKGVPVATMGIGKSGASNAALFAVEVLSLQDENLKQKLQKYRENLEIEVEKKSENLKKLVKGNK
- the asnS gene encoding asparagine--tRNA ligase, with translation MAKWVYIENIGEHLAEEITIKGWVYNKRSSGKIRFLLVRDGTGLIQCVVSRENKDDPIFETFDSLTQESSLIVTGKPREDKRAPGGYELEVSDIKIIQIADEYPITPKEHGIAFLMNHRHLWLRSSRQHAVLRIRATIIKAIKDFFDGNGFILLDTPILTPAACEGTTTLFETNYFDEKAFLTQSGQLYNEANAMAFGKVYCFGPTFRAERSKTRRHLMEFWMAEPEIAYADLEYIINLGEDLIVYIVEKVLEKNKKELETLNRDTKKLEIIKKPFPKIRYDDAVEILHKKGSGIKWGDDLGGDEETIISESFEKPVVITHYPAKIKAFYMEPDSERPDLALCMDMLAPEGYGEIIGGSQRIHDKNVLLKRMEEFNLPRENYEWYIDLRRFGSVPHAGFGLGLERTVAWICKIEHIRETIPYPRLLYRIYP
- the purD gene encoding phosphoribosylamine--glycine ligase, producing MRVLVVGSGGREHALAWKISQSPLVDKVFCAPGNGGTSGVAENVDIESSKIFDLIEFAKKEKIDLTVVGPELPLTQGITDEFQKNGLKIFGPTRSASRLEGSKIFAKEFMKKYNIPTADFEIVYSEDEAVKIISSERFKFPLLIKADGLAAGKGSVICNDFNGARNTIELMMKNKIFGEAGEKVVIEEFLSGQEVSFIVVSDGEKVIPLVTSQDHKKIFDGDRGPNTGGMGAISPSPYITKEIYWEIMSKTIIPTIQYMKKEGNEFRGVLYAGMILTSDGPKVLEFNCRFGDPENQAILIRMESDLMELLIGAVEGDISKSQVKWSKFPSGCVVVASKGYPDKYETGKIIKGLDKASSIKGIEVFHAGTKKKNSEFLTSGGRVLGVSGCDESMSSTMEKIYRAISVIYFEGMYYRKDIGKGVEREARRNPAPSGAGQGEQY
- the rimO gene encoding 30S ribosomal protein S12 methylthiotransferase RimO, with the protein product MNKVGIISLGCAKNTVDSEVMLGTLKKKGYEITNKINEADTIIINTCGFIDEARKESREAILEVLPLKKENKRIVITGCMSERYKNSLKYEFPDVDVFLGVNDVERIVDILEKKQKPFSSTPYIYSEKSPRLLSTPKNWTYIKIAEGCSHSCSFCSIPSIKGDFRSRTIDSIVREAEILANRGIKEINLISQDTTSYGRDLALKHGLLKLLKKLSNVKGIEWIRILYGYPDEVYDSLLDTLKEEKICPYLDIPVQHSEEKILKKMGRGMDGKKILKFLEKVRKEVPDIVIRTSIIVGFPGEGENEFSNLIDFIKEARFDRLGVFTYSKENGTKAEHLGDPIPKEEKMRRKNILLRLQKEISLEKNATLLGKEMKILIEGTSDENPNYFIGRTKVQAPEVDGYFYARKNRFIKKDFLTAKVEKIGYHDLFGKIIGE
- a CDS encoding dicarboxylate/amino acid:cation symporter; translated protein: MKKLELYQKIFIGLILGLILGIVWGRAAIAIEPVGKLFIRLITMVVIPLVFASIFVGTASLGDVKKLGRIGVKTLIYYLLTTAVAICIGLLLVNTLKPGYGLEKSAQEKLLKNYSGEQQINLGEIKKLSPVDFILNIVPTNPIKASMEGNMLQIIFLALIFGIAVSAMEQRKSQPLIDFFDGLSDSIIKIVHMIMKLAPYGVLALIGAVIGRFGTGIIMTLLKYCAVVATGLLIHTFIVFPFNLWVLGKENPWRFFKGMKDAMLMAFSTCSSSATLPVTMENCERLGVPRFIYSFVLPLGATINMNGTALYQGVSAVFIAQVYGIPLTLPDQLTIVLTATAAAIGTAGVPGVGMIMLTMVLRAVNVPLEGIALVLGVDRFLDMLRTVPNVLGDATCAVIMANIEKRREAISDTLIRK
- a CDS encoding phosphatidylglycerophosphatase A; the encoded protein is MNNLSRLVSTFFGVGYFPLIPGTTASFISAALYYFFLRNQPNILILILILFLTVTGIPTSTASEKYFLKKDAKPIVIDEVIGQIVSLFMIPATQKNVLLGFILFRFFDIAKPFPARYLQRLNGGWGIVLDDVFAGIWANIFLRILITIFK